In a single window of the Mauremys reevesii isolate NIE-2019 linkage group 3, ASM1616193v1, whole genome shotgun sequence genome:
- the RHAG gene encoding ammonium transporter Rh type A: MPSAFATNMRFKFSILAIFLEVLIIVLFGIFVRYEDNQPSKKDKLLLYPFFQDVHVMIFVGFGFLMTFLKKYGFSSVGINMLIAALGLQWGTLMQGFWHMKKQTINIGIESMINADFSTATVLISFGAVLGKTSPVQMLIMTILEITIFSCNEHLVVNVLQATDTGASMTIHAFGAYFGLAAARVLYRPGLKEGHKNEESVYHSDMFAMIGTLFLWLFWPSFNSAIAHPDLQQRAIINTYFSMAACTLTAFALSSLVEHRGKLDMVHIQNATLAGGVAVGSCADMSIYPFGAMLIGSIAGVISVIGFKFLTPFFSSKLKIHDTCGVHNLHGLPGLLGGLASIIAAVAHVKLRETDSPSAPMQAAALGCTIGIALVGGAFAGLVLNLPFLGQAPDENCYDDSVYWEVPAEERQPAGQFSDSGDHRTVNINV; encoded by the exons ATGCCTTCAGCCTTTGCTACCAACATGAGGTTCAAATTCTCTATCCTGGCAATTTTTCTGGAGGTGTTAATTATTGTTTTATTTGGGATATTTGTAAGATATGAAGACAACCAGCCCAGCAAAAAGGATAAACTATTACTATATCCAT TCTTTCAGGATGTCCATGTGATGATATTCGTTGGGTTTGGTTTCTTAATGACCTTCCTGAAGAAATATGGATTCAGCAGTGTCGGTATCAACATGCTCATTGCTGCGCTTGGTCTCCAGTGGGGTACCCTGATGCAAGGATTTTGGCACATGAAGAAACAAACAATTAATATTGGCATCGAAAG TATGATAAATGCAGACTTCAGTACAGCCACCGTCTTGATTTCATTTGGAGCTGTCTTGGGGAAAACAAGTCCAGTCCAGATGCTGATCATGACCATTCTGGAGATCACAATCTTTTCATGCAATGAACATCTTGTTGTGAACGTACTACAG GCCACTGATACTGGAGCATCAATGACTATCCATGCTTTTGGAGCCTATTTTGGATTGGCTGCAGCGCGAGTCTTGTATCGTCCTGGTCTGAAAGAGGGACATAAAAATGAAGAGTCAGTCTACCACTCGGACATGTTTGCCATGATTG GTACCCTTTTCCTTTGGTTGTTTTGGCCCAGTTTTAACTCTGCCATTGCGCACCCTGATCTCCAGCAGAGGGCGATCATTAACACTTACTTTTCTATGGCTGCATGCACACTCACAGCCTTTGCCCTCTCAAGCCTGGTCGAACACAGAGGCAAGTTGGATATG GTTCACATTCAAAATGCCACCCTAGCAGGAGGAGTAGCAGTGGGTTCCTGTGCCGACATGAGCATCTACCCATTTGGTGCTATGTTAATTGGTAGTATTGCTGGTGTCATCTCTGTCATCGGGTTCAAGTTCTTGACT CCATTCTTTTCTTCTAAACTGAAAATTCATGACACGTGTGGTGTCCATAATTTACATGGTTTACCTGGATTACTGGGAGGTCTTGCAAGCATCATTGCCGCTGTGGCACACGTCAAATTGAG GGAGACTGACTCTCCTTCTGCTCCCATGCAGGCTGCTGCCCTGGGTTGTACCATTGGGATTGCTTTGGTAGGAGGAGCATTTGCAG GTTTGGTTCTAAATTTGCCTTTCTTGGGACAAGCACCTGATGAGAACTGCTACGACGACTCCGTTTACTGGGAG GTTCCAGCAGAAGAGAGACAACCTGCTGGTCAGTTCAGTGACTCTGGGGATCACAGAACAGTCAACATCAATGTATAG